The following nucleotide sequence is from Ornithodoros turicata isolate Travis chromosome 2, ASM3712646v1, whole genome shotgun sequence.
AGCCACATTGGTAGAGTTTGCGTCACGTGTCCTGCGCTGAAGCAATaatacaaataaaaaaagacgTCCTGAAGGTTGCAGAGGCTGCGAGTAGTCAGGAAATTTGCCTTTGAAGACGGGTGAACCTGTTATAGGGGCAGCAATGAAGAGCTTTTCGATCCAGGGGCTCAAAAAGCACCCAGCGGTGAGTATGTCTCGCGAATGAGATAAATTTCGTGAATATAGTCACGCCATAGGCCTAAAACTCTGCTCGTAAACCAGTGACCAATTTTTTCAGCGTCTCGTCCATACTTCAGTAAGTACACACGAGAAATGCAATTTTCTCTCACGTCTGATCCATTAGAATCTCTTGCAATCGCTGGTTTTCCCGCGGTAAGCATAGCTTCAGCATAAGTACTCGGTTCGTCTCACCGGTCGGAGTAGTAGTCTCGGGTAGAAGAGATAGGTTTGTATTACTCTTACTGTAACTACTTCTTCTAAAGCACGCACCTGTCTACCAAACAACGGCGTCATTTGTGCATTTAAAGTATGTTTGTAGTGACCGCGTAGTAAGCGTTGTACGGTGTTAGCACACTGCAGCAGCTGAAAAAGGTTGACGCGAGGAAGTCCCAATCTTCACACATTCCTTCTATGACATGCAGATAATTGACTAAACGCACAAAACTATCGTTTTCAGCTGATCCCGCTGGTAGTAATTGTTGGTGCTGGAGCCGTAGGTGCAGTGTTCTACATCACACGTTTGGCAACGAGGAATCCTGATGTTAGGTATGCTTTCAACTTCGGTTTCCGTTTGCCGTTTCAGTGGCTACACGCTCTCATACTTGAAATTTTGTGTGCCGCAGGATAGTGTGGCGAATGTATCTGCTTGTATGGTAGCCATTACCCGTCTGAAGTATTGAACGCATTTCCCTTTTGTATACATTGGATTGTTCTGGGTTATTCTGCTGGGTGAGCTGGTACAGTCTTTGCCCTGCACATGGACAACCCACCTCTAATTCTAGAAATTCACAGAAATGCACTGTAATGCAAAGTCTGCATAGCTTTTTGTGTTTTAGATGTTCTGTCACTTTCTTTTTCCATTGCATTTGGTGCATTACACTCTATTTAAGCCAGCTGAATGACACAAACAGATAAATATTGGACCTGAATATCCTTTCAGCTGGAACAAAAAGGGCAATCCTGAGCCATGGCAGGAATACAAGGACAAGCAGTACAAGGCAAGCTTATTTTTGTGTCTGCATCATTACTGCTTCTGTGTTAGACCAAAGATGTAACTACCTTTGATTTTGTTTTCAGTTCTGGTCATCAAAGGATCTCAGTACTGTTCCCAAGCCCGAGAGGCCCGAGTTCTGAACAGTTCTGTTGCATGATTCCATAGATGTACAATAGGAGACATATCCCAAGTTCAATATCGCTGGCCTGGATATTCTTTCCTTGGAAATTGTAATAAAAAGGCTCATTTAATTTGTGGAAGCATACTGAATTGTAACCTGGTGCTAAGCTGATACCACGCAACACGGCACACACATAAATTACAGCCATTTTGAAGTCTGTACACACATGAGATGTTGACAGCAGGCAGGCAGAGTTGTACAACAGACCTGTGCGTTGGATTACTAAGGCCAACAAAATGAGTACG
It contains:
- the LOC135383407 gene encoding cytochrome c oxidase subunit NDUFA4-like isoform X1; protein product: MKSFSIQGLKKHPARLVHTSLIPLVVIVGAGAVGAVFYITRLATRNPDVSWNKKGNPEPWQEYKDKQYKFWSSKDLSTVPKPERPEF
- the LOC135383407 gene encoding cytochrome c oxidase subunit NDUFA4-like isoform X2; translated protein: MKSFSIQGLKKHPALIPLVVIVGAGAVGAVFYITRLATRNPDVSWNKKGNPEPWQEYKDKQYKFWSSKDLSTVPKPERPEF